A single region of the Salvia miltiorrhiza cultivar Shanhuang (shh) chromosome 8, IMPLAD_Smil_shh, whole genome shotgun sequence genome encodes:
- the LOC131000702 gene encoding dof zinc finger protein DOF2.1-like yields MVGMDSSSAQHHHQEMGLETLESMLGCNKSQQDQNKKPRPADMQALKCPRCDSANTKFCYYNNYSLSQPRYFCKSCRRYWTKGGTLRNVPVGGGCRKNKRSSSSSSSSSSSKRSHDPPPLPSPIPSMPPLSYNSNDLNLAIARLQKQNSAHLGLDDHDFSMWAQHHGDVLPSSSHGLFDAMRSGFLENQSAANNGMHNLYYGNVEVDQNVGMATSGAREMGMPSYDEYGGGTAATAVKQELCGGRDGDGRILWGFPWQNMSTGDGNGSDFDSTRLNWNGIGSSNWQGLLNSPLT; encoded by the exons ATGGTGGGGATGGATTCTTCAAGCGCACAGCACCATCATCAG GAAATGGGATTAGAAACGCTAGAAAGCATGCTGGGTTGCAACAAATCACAGCAAGATCAAAACAAGAAGCCAAGGCCAGCTGATATGCAGGCTCTAAAATGCCCTAGATGCGACTCGGCCAACACCAAATTCTGCTACTACAACAACTACAGCCTCTCCCAGCCCAGATACTTCTGCAAATCCTGCCGAAGATACTGGACCAAAGGCGGCACCCTCCGCAACGTCCCCGTCGGCGGCGGCTGCCGCAAGAACAAGAGatcctcctcttcctcctcctcctcctcctcttccaagAGAAGCCACGACCCTCCCCCCCTCCCCTCCCCGATTCCCTCCATGCCTCCTCTCTCCTACAATTCCAACGATCTCAACCTAGCCATTGCCAGGCTTCAGAAGCAGAATTCCGCCCATCTAGGGTTAGATGATCACGATTTCTCCATGTGGGCCCAGCATCACGGTGACGTtcttccctcttcttctcacgGCCTCTTTGATGCCATGAGAAGTGGGTTTCTTGAGAATCAGAGCGCTGCAAATAATGGGATGCACAATTTGTATTATGGGAATGTGGAGGTTGATCAGAATGTGGGGATGGCGACGAGTGGGGCCCGCGAGATGGGAATGCCGTCCTACGACGAATACGGCGGCGGCACGGCAGCGACCGCGGTGAAGCAGGAATTGTGTGGCGGGAGGGACGGCGATGGCAGGATTTTGTGGGGTTTCCCCTGGCAGAATATGAGCACCGGAGATGGCAATGGATCGGATTTCGATTCCACCagactgaactggaacggaaTCGGCTCGTCCAATTGGCAGGGACTTCTCAACAGCCCTCTCACGTAG